A window of the Amycolatopsis solani genome harbors these coding sequences:
- a CDS encoding DUF899 family protein, translated as MTELTVPELDRPRVVAGAEYLFEGARGRVSLAGLFGGHQRLAVHHPMADHSGPADLVPTADVAAALDDPGLLLVLVSRAPYAKVEQYRRHLGWDVAAFSAAGTRFTDDFPATRHIPGAAGGDSWDDDESGLSFFRLAQGSVLHTGSVAVPRLDFLGLLAHAFGFPPAPGGR; from the coding sequence ATGACGGAGCTGACCGTGCCGGAGCTGGATCGCCCCCGCGTCGTCGCCGGGGCCGAGTACCTGTTCGAGGGGGCGCGGGGCCGGGTTTCGCTGGCCGGGCTGTTCGGCGGTCACCAGCGCCTGGCCGTGCACCACCCGATGGCCGACCACAGCGGACCCGCCGACCTGGTACCGACCGCCGACGTCGCGGCCGCGCTGGACGATCCCGGCCTGCTGCTGGTGCTGGTGTCCCGCGCGCCCTACGCCAAGGTCGAGCAGTACCGGCGGCACCTCGGCTGGGACGTCGCCGCGTTCTCGGCCGCGGGCACCCGGTTCACCGACGACTTCCCGGCGACCCGGCACATCCCCGGGGCCGCGGGTGGCGACTCGTGGGACGACGACGAGTCCGGGCTGAGCTTCTTCCGGCTGGCACAGGGTTCGGTCCTGCACACCGGGTCCGTCGCGGTGCCCCGCCTCGACTTCCTCGGGCTGCTCGCGCACGCCTTCGGGTTCCCGCCCGCACCGGGCGGCCGCTGA
- a CDS encoding L-threonylcarbamoyladenylate synthase → MARYFDLHPENPQKRSLGQVVEILRGDGLIAYPTDSCFALGCRPGNRDGLDRIRSIRKLDHRHHFTLVCQDFAQLGQFVIVDNAVFRAIKAATPGSYTFILPATKEVPRRLMHEKKKTVGVRIPNHRVTQALLAELGEPLLSSTLLLPGEGEPMTQGWEIKEELDNQLEAVLDSGDCGVEPTTVVDFSSGEAEILRVGAGDPAPFE, encoded by the coding sequence ATGGCACGCTATTTCGACCTGCACCCGGAGAACCCGCAGAAGCGGTCGCTGGGCCAGGTCGTCGAAATCCTCCGCGGCGACGGGCTGATCGCCTACCCGACCGACTCGTGCTTCGCGCTCGGGTGCCGGCCGGGGAACCGGGACGGGCTCGACCGGATCCGCAGCATCCGCAAGCTGGACCACCGGCACCACTTCACGCTGGTCTGCCAGGACTTCGCGCAGCTCGGGCAGTTCGTCATCGTCGACAACGCGGTCTTCCGCGCGATCAAGGCGGCGACCCCCGGCAGCTACACGTTCATCCTGCCCGCCACGAAGGAGGTGCCGCGGCGGCTGATGCACGAGAAGAAGAAGACCGTCGGCGTGCGCATCCCGAACCACCGCGTCACCCAGGCGCTGCTCGCCGAGCTCGGTGAACCGCTGCTGTCGAGCACGCTGCTGCTGCCCGGCGAGGGCGAGCCGATGACGCAGGGCTGGGAGATCAAGGAAGAGCTGGACAACCAGCTCGAAGCGGTCCTCGACTCGGGGGACTGCGGGGTCGAGCCGACGACCGTGGTGGACTTCTCCTCGGGCGAGGCGGAGATCCTGCGCGTCGGCGCCGGTGACCCTGCCCCGTTCGAGTGA
- a CDS encoding YciI family protein — protein MKYLLAMYLNPDVMANLSEAEMDTIMTGHQDFIRTIRESGEMISTQALGAVADSSVVRVRSGLPAVTDGPFLESKEFLAGYYLVECASKDRAVELAALIPDAAVDGLGIEVREVVFFADAETEVPMA, from the coding sequence GTGAAGTACCTGCTGGCGATGTACCTGAACCCCGACGTGATGGCGAACCTGTCCGAGGCCGAGATGGACACCATCATGACCGGGCACCAGGATTTCATCCGCACGATCAGGGAATCCGGCGAGATGATCAGCACGCAGGCGCTCGGCGCGGTCGCCGACAGCTCCGTCGTGCGGGTGCGCTCGGGCCTGCCCGCGGTCACCGACGGGCCGTTCCTGGAATCGAAGGAATTCCTCGCCGGCTACTACCTCGTGGAGTGCGCGAGCAAGGACCGCGCCGTCGAGCTCGCGGCGCTGATCCCCGACGCCGCCGTCGACGGCCTCGGCATCGAAGTGCGCGAGGTCGTCTTCTTCGCCGACGCCGAAACCGAAGTCCCCATGGCGTGA
- a CDS encoding AfsR/SARP family transcriptional regulator — translation MYSEQRRTNEPDRGGVRFTVLGPLEVLRGGTDFAPTTPKVLALLAVLVMRPGKMVHIDTLIRELWSDNPPRTVRTTLHTYVYHLRRCIDQNELAADGEKMLTTKQSGYTFHIDPAQVDTHDFTRLQQIGHEHQDAGDHSAAADAYRAALDLWSGTPFANVHCGPVLSAYRTELLEQRRSVLHLRIEAEIIGGRHRELIGELRSLTTGSPLDEALHGQLMRALGRSGRRSDAMTVYRRLRSRLAGELGVEPCDDLQILHRELISEGDHR, via the coding sequence ATGTACTCCGAACAGCGGCGAACCAACGAGCCGGACCGAGGTGGTGTCCGCTTCACCGTGCTGGGGCCGCTGGAAGTGCTGCGCGGGGGAACGGATTTCGCCCCGACGACCCCGAAGGTGCTGGCACTGCTGGCCGTGCTCGTGATGCGACCGGGGAAGATGGTACACATCGACACCCTGATCCGGGAGCTCTGGTCGGACAACCCGCCGCGGACGGTCCGGACCACGCTGCACACCTACGTCTACCACCTCCGCCGGTGCATCGACCAGAACGAGCTCGCGGCCGACGGTGAGAAGATGTTGACCACCAAGCAATCGGGTTACACCTTCCACATCGACCCGGCCCAGGTGGACACCCACGACTTCACCCGGCTGCAGCAGATCGGCCACGAGCACCAGGACGCCGGCGACCACTCGGCCGCCGCGGACGCCTACCGGGCGGCGCTGGACCTCTGGTCCGGCACCCCGTTCGCGAACGTCCACTGTGGACCGGTGCTGTCCGCCTACCGGACCGAGCTGCTGGAGCAGCGGCGCAGCGTGCTGCACCTGCGGATCGAAGCGGAGATCATCGGCGGGCGGCACCGCGAGCTGATCGGCGAGCTGCGCTCGCTGACCACCGGCAGCCCGCTCGACGAAGCCCTGCACGGGCAGCTGATGCGTGCGCTCGGCCGCAGTGGACGGCGGTCCGACGCGATGACCGTCTACCGCAGACTCCGGTCCCGGCTGGCCGGCGAGCTGGGCGTCGAACCGTGCGACGACCTGCAGATCCTGCACCGGGAACTGATCTCCGAAGGCGACCACCGCTGA
- a CDS encoding maleylpyruvate isomerase family mycothiol-dependent enzyme: MADVFTDLQTETEALAELAERHGYGPGPNITGHFARLTSTARLVRLSVENPGAFGVTPQISYDSLDEAILIWLIEQRKANALLASAPPEPELPWSDGPLRPSVLAAAVLTEVFAGGQDIADLFGVHPQRDDAIGHVAYYGVRTRDRAYRRHQETPPAKPFRFELTAPSGTRWDFGPENATDRVSGPAEDFCLLVTGRRFAEELDLTFTGRHTAEWLELLES, encoded by the coding sequence ATGGCCGACGTGTTCACGGACCTGCAGACCGAGACGGAGGCGCTGGCCGAGCTGGCCGAACGCCACGGGTACGGTCCCGGCCCGAACATCACCGGGCACTTCGCCCGGTTGACGTCGACCGCGCGGCTGGTCCGGCTCAGCGTCGAAAACCCGGGCGCCTTCGGCGTCACCCCGCAGATCTCCTACGACTCGCTCGACGAGGCCATCCTGATCTGGCTGATCGAGCAGCGGAAGGCCAACGCGCTGCTGGCCTCGGCCCCACCGGAGCCGGAGCTGCCGTGGAGCGACGGCCCCCTGCGCCCGTCGGTCCTCGCCGCGGCCGTGCTGACCGAGGTCTTCGCCGGCGGCCAGGACATCGCCGACCTGTTCGGCGTCCACCCCCAGCGTGACGACGCCATCGGCCACGTCGCGTACTACGGCGTCCGGACCAGGGATCGGGCCTACCGGCGCCACCAGGAGACGCCGCCCGCGAAGCCGTTCCGCTTCGAGCTGACCGCCCCGTCGGGAACGCGCTGGGACTTCGGCCCGGAGAACGCGACCGACCGCGTGAGCGGACCGGCGGAGGACTTCTGCCTGCTGGTGACCGGCCGCCGGTTCGCCGAAGAGCTGGACCTGACGTTCACCGGGCGCCACACCGCCGAATGGCTGGAACTGCTGGAGAGCTGA
- a CDS encoding winged helix-turn-helix transcriptional regulator: MPTAQTRAYGQFCGVARALELIGERWSLLIIRDLVLGAKRYDELQAGLPKIPPSILSARLNELEATGVIRRRVRAELEAGLVYELTQYGSELDHILLDLGLWGARSLHAPGADDVFTLDAAILSLYTTFRAECAEGVQINFEIRYDDRMIVHALVEDGAVKVGEGRFAGADLVIKAVHGAALLDLMSGQLPAPTALRSGKIAIEGELSDLELFGRLFHVPAAPEPATGIVVR, encoded by the coding sequence ATGCCCACTGCACAAACCCGTGCCTACGGCCAGTTCTGCGGCGTCGCCCGCGCGCTCGAGCTCATCGGCGAGCGCTGGTCGCTGCTGATCATCCGCGATCTGGTGCTCGGCGCGAAGCGCTACGACGAGCTGCAGGCCGGCCTGCCGAAGATCCCGCCGTCCATCCTGTCGGCCCGGCTCAACGAGCTGGAGGCGACCGGCGTGATCCGCCGCCGCGTCCGCGCCGAGCTCGAGGCGGGCCTGGTCTACGAGCTGACCCAGTACGGCAGCGAGCTCGACCACATTCTGCTCGACCTCGGCCTGTGGGGTGCCCGCTCGCTGCACGCCCCCGGCGCCGACGACGTGTTCACCCTGGACGCGGCGATCCTGTCGCTGTACACGACGTTCCGCGCCGAGTGCGCGGAAGGCGTCCAGATCAACTTCGAGATCCGCTACGACGACCGCATGATCGTGCACGCCCTCGTCGAGGACGGCGCGGTCAAGGTCGGCGAGGGCCGGTTCGCGGGTGCCGACCTGGTCATCAAGGCCGTGCACGGCGCGGCGCTGCTGGACCTGATGAGCGGCCAGCTCCCCGCGCCGACGGCACTGCGCTCGGGCAAGATCGCGATCGAGGGCGAGCTGTCCGACCTGGAGCTGTTCGGCCGGCTGTTCCACGTCCCGGCGGCCCCGGAGCCGGCGACCGGCATCGTGGTCCGCTGA
- a CDS encoding sensor histidine kinase: MSPVAALEPPTGRSATAEPRGTTAADRRPRLATYLAAAIVVVVVAGFGVVGVVNLLPTSVDGLHAVYAIAAVAGLLAIQLLWFSRPGAQLDSATSRVLLGVMVVLAYLPILTFGVYWADMPDFVGGAALLVLPPRWAWPTLTAVCLSVVFVYWFFDAPPLSAIYNGLAAAFYSFLFYLLARLVRLVNELHQARTELAQRAVAEQRLAFARDLHDLLGLSLSAIALKGELVHRLMRKSADRAKAELAEITATAQRTLSDVRAVSHGYRELSLEKESRTAETLLSASDIAVQIHLDQGDLPVQARTLLARVLREGVTNVLRYSEVEHCEIDVRHHDGKVTLEIVNDGVTADEAALAPDSKLTALPDEVAALGGTATVKAGADGRFRLRVELPVADRTVRPTAPETKRSASESKRIRWLLPACMAIMGCGATVHVLQLTTQAWEVALVVGCVVALLALQFSYFNRPATQLRSGQSYGMLFVQVCLTYLPLLPLGANWVSVPGLLIGSGLLVLPPVAGWAFFAVNIAAYAEIQRFSGADITSTVFYTAATVMTGLAVFGLLWLVRLVTELDNTRRRLAEMALAEERLRFARDLHDLLGMSLSAIALKSELTARVLPLDRGRAAEELTEVLGLTRQALSDVRSVASGYRELSLDSESRTAKSVLVAADVRVRMEMLEDELPMPVRTVLAVVLREGVTNVLRHSRVESCEIAMRRTDNGICLDIVNDGVERNGDGPRPASRETEEAAVPEEPGPAVPEPRRPRAVAAPRDTSPGSGIGNLSHRVADLGGELTAGVEPDGRFRLRAVVPV, encoded by the coding sequence ATGTCTCCGGTCGCCGCACTCGAGCCCCCCACCGGGCGCTCAGCGACCGCCGAACCGCGCGGGACCACCGCGGCGGACCGGCGTCCACGGCTGGCCACCTACCTGGCCGCGGCCATCGTCGTCGTGGTCGTCGCCGGGTTCGGCGTGGTCGGCGTGGTGAACCTGCTGCCGACGTCGGTCGACGGCCTGCACGCGGTCTACGCGATCGCCGCCGTCGCCGGGCTGCTCGCGATCCAGCTGCTGTGGTTCAGCCGCCCCGGGGCCCAGCTCGACTCGGCGACCAGCCGGGTCCTGCTCGGCGTCATGGTCGTGCTGGCCTACCTGCCCATCCTGACCTTCGGCGTCTACTGGGCGGACATGCCGGACTTCGTCGGCGGCGCGGCCCTGCTCGTGCTGCCGCCCCGGTGGGCCTGGCCCACGCTCACCGCGGTCTGCCTCAGCGTCGTCTTCGTCTACTGGTTCTTCGACGCCCCGCCGCTGTCGGCGATCTACAACGGGCTCGCGGCCGCCTTCTACAGCTTCCTGTTCTACCTGCTGGCCCGGCTCGTCCGGCTGGTCAACGAACTGCACCAGGCCCGCACCGAACTGGCCCAGCGCGCGGTCGCCGAGCAGCGCCTCGCCTTCGCCCGCGACCTGCACGACCTGCTCGGGCTGAGCCTGTCCGCGATCGCGCTCAAGGGCGAGCTGGTGCACCGCCTGATGCGCAAGTCCGCCGACCGCGCCAAAGCCGAGCTCGCCGAGATCACCGCCACCGCGCAGCGCACGCTCTCCGACGTCCGGGCCGTCTCCCACGGCTACCGGGAGCTTTCGCTGGAAAAGGAGTCGCGGACGGCCGAGACGCTGCTGTCGGCCTCCGACATCGCCGTGCAGATCCACCTCGACCAGGGCGACCTGCCCGTCCAGGCCCGCACGCTGCTCGCCCGGGTGCTGCGCGAAGGGGTCACGAACGTCCTGCGCTACAGCGAAGTCGAGCACTGCGAGATCGACGTCCGCCACCACGACGGCAAGGTCACCCTCGAAATCGTCAACGACGGGGTCACCGCGGACGAGGCGGCGCTCGCCCCGGACAGCAAGCTGACCGCCCTGCCCGACGAGGTCGCCGCGCTCGGCGGCACGGCCACCGTGAAGGCCGGCGCGGACGGCCGGTTCCGGCTGCGCGTCGAGCTCCCGGTGGCCGACCGGACCGTGCGACCTACCGCGCCCGAAACGAAGCGGTCGGCGAGCGAGTCGAAGCGGATCCGCTGGCTGCTGCCGGCGTGCATGGCCATCATGGGGTGCGGCGCGACCGTGCACGTGCTCCAGCTGACCACCCAGGCGTGGGAGGTGGCGCTGGTCGTCGGCTGCGTGGTGGCGTTGCTGGCCCTGCAGTTCTCGTACTTCAACCGGCCCGCGACGCAGCTGCGGTCGGGCCAGAGCTACGGCATGCTCTTCGTCCAGGTCTGCCTGACCTACCTGCCGCTGCTGCCGCTGGGCGCGAACTGGGTCAGCGTGCCCGGGCTGCTGATCGGCAGCGGGCTGCTGGTCCTGCCGCCGGTGGCGGGCTGGGCGTTCTTCGCGGTGAACATCGCCGCCTACGCGGAGATCCAGCGGTTCTCCGGCGCGGACATCACCTCCACGGTCTTCTACACCGCCGCGACCGTGATGACGGGGCTGGCGGTGTTCGGGCTGCTGTGGCTGGTGCGGCTGGTGACCGAGCTCGACAACACCCGCCGCCGGCTGGCCGAGATGGCGCTGGCCGAAGAGCGGCTGCGGTTCGCCCGCGACCTGCACGACCTGCTCGGCATGAGCCTGTCCGCGATCGCGCTGAAGAGCGAGCTGACCGCGCGGGTGCTGCCACTGGACCGCGGCCGCGCCGCCGAGGAGCTGACCGAAGTCCTCGGCCTGACGCGGCAGGCCCTCTCCGACGTCCGGTCGGTCGCCAGCGGCTACCGCGAGCTGTCCCTCGACAGCGAGTCCCGCACGGCGAAGTCCGTGCTGGTGGCCGCCGACGTGCGGGTGCGGATGGAGATGCTCGAGGACGAGCTGCCGATGCCGGTGCGGACGGTGCTGGCCGTCGTCCTGCGCGAAGGCGTCACGAACGTCCTGCGGCACAGCCGGGTGGAGAGCTGCGAGATCGCCATGCGCCGCACGGACAACGGGATCTGCCTCGACATCGTCAACGACGGCGTCGAGCGCAACGGCGACGGGCCCCGCCCCGCGAGCCGCGAGACCGAGGAGGCCGCGGTACCGGAAGAACCCGGCCCCGCGGTGCCCGAACCGCGGCGCCCGCGGGCCGTCGCGGCGCCGCGGGACACCTCGCCGGGCAGCGGGATCGGCAACCTGTCGCACCGGGTCGCCGACCTCGGCGGCGAACTCACCGCCGGGGTCGAGCCGGACGGCCGCTTCCGGTTGCGCGCGGTCGTACCGGTCTGA
- a CDS encoding RNA polymerase sigma factor, translating into MSGVAEVLRPLVPQVLGVLVRKYGQFDACEDAVQEALLAASEQWPVDGVPDHPRSWLVTVATRRLTDLWRSESARRRREETVAVREPAAVVAGPGEERPAESDDTLSLLFLCCHPAVSPPSQVALTLRAVGGLTTAQIASAFLVPEATMARRITRAKESIAAAGSTFSEPSPADFPERLRVVLQVLYLIFNEGYTATSGEHLLRVELAAEAIRLTRAVRALLPGEGEVAGLLALMLLTDARRAARTGPEGELVPLPEQDRGRWDAAMIAEGVELVRAVLGRGPIGPYQVQAAIAALHDEAPSTETTDWPQIVELYGVLGELMPGPVVTVNRAVAVAQVSGPEAALELLDGVDVAHRADAVRAHLLEDAGRAAEAREFYLRAAKRTESDPERRYLQAKAARLGPGM; encoded by the coding sequence GTGAGCGGCGTCGCCGAGGTCCTGCGGCCGCTGGTGCCGCAGGTGCTGGGCGTGCTCGTCCGCAAGTACGGCCAGTTCGACGCCTGCGAGGACGCCGTGCAGGAGGCCCTGCTCGCGGCGAGCGAGCAGTGGCCGGTCGACGGGGTGCCGGACCACCCGCGCAGCTGGCTCGTCACGGTCGCCACCCGGCGGCTCACCGACCTCTGGCGCAGCGAAAGCGCCCGTCGCCGTCGCGAAGAGACGGTCGCTGTGCGCGAGCCGGCCGCCGTCGTCGCCGGTCCCGGGGAGGAGCGGCCCGCCGAGTCCGATGACACGCTGTCGCTGCTGTTCCTGTGCTGCCACCCGGCGGTTTCGCCGCCGTCGCAGGTCGCGCTGACGCTGCGCGCGGTCGGCGGCCTGACCACGGCGCAGATCGCGAGCGCGTTCCTGGTGCCCGAGGCGACCATGGCGCGCCGGATCACCCGGGCGAAGGAGAGCATCGCGGCGGCGGGCTCGACGTTCAGCGAACCGTCGCCCGCGGACTTTCCGGAGCGGTTGCGCGTGGTGCTCCAGGTGCTGTACCTGATCTTCAACGAGGGGTACACGGCGACGTCGGGGGAGCACCTGCTGCGCGTCGAGCTCGCGGCGGAGGCGATCCGGCTGACGCGCGCGGTGCGCGCCCTGCTCCCGGGCGAAGGCGAAGTCGCCGGGCTGCTGGCGCTGATGCTGCTGACGGACGCGCGGCGGGCGGCGCGCACCGGCCCGGAGGGCGAGCTGGTCCCGCTGCCGGAGCAGGACCGCGGCCGCTGGGACGCGGCGATGATCGCGGAGGGCGTCGAGCTGGTCCGTGCGGTGCTCGGCCGCGGCCCGATCGGGCCGTACCAGGTCCAGGCGGCGATCGCGGCGCTGCACGACGAAGCGCCGAGTACGGAAACGACGGATTGGCCGCAGATCGTCGAGCTCTACGGCGTGCTGGGCGAGCTGATGCCGGGCCCGGTGGTCACGGTGAACCGGGCGGTGGCCGTCGCGCAGGTGTCGGGCCCGGAAGCCGCGCTGGAGCTGCTCGACGGCGTCGACGTGGCGCACCGGGCCGACGCGGTCCGCGCGCACCTGCTGGAGGACGCGGGCCGCGCGGCGGAGGCACGGGAGTTCTACCTGCGGGCGGCGAAGCGGACCGAGAGCGACCCGGAACGCCGTTACCTGCAAGCGAAAGCGGCGCGGCTCGGCCCCGGGATGTAG
- a CDS encoding response regulator transcription factor encodes MIRVLVAEDMHIVRGALVALLRLEPDIEVVAEVASGLEILPTAKAKQAQVAVIDIDLPGKDGLTAAGELHEQLPECRTLILTSLGRPGTLRRALDAKVGGFLLKDAPPDKLANAVRGVLAGRRMVDGDLALAAWDTVDCPLTGRELDVLRMTAQGYGTVEVAARLYLSAGTVRNYLTTVVAKLNARNRVDAIRIAEESGWL; translated from the coding sequence GTGATCAGAGTGCTGGTTGCCGAGGACATGCACATCGTGCGGGGCGCGCTGGTCGCCCTGCTGCGGCTGGAGCCCGACATCGAGGTCGTCGCGGAGGTCGCGTCGGGGCTGGAGATCCTGCCCACCGCCAAGGCGAAGCAGGCGCAGGTGGCGGTCATCGACATCGACCTGCCGGGCAAGGACGGTCTCACCGCGGCCGGTGAGCTGCACGAACAGCTCCCGGAGTGCCGGACCCTCATCCTGACCAGCCTGGGTAGGCCGGGGACGCTCCGGCGCGCCCTGGACGCCAAAGTGGGCGGTTTCCTGCTGAAGGACGCGCCGCCCGACAAGCTGGCCAACGCCGTGCGCGGGGTCCTCGCCGGCCGCCGCATGGTCGACGGCGACCTGGCGCTCGCCGCCTGGGACACGGTGGACTGCCCGCTCACCGGCCGCGAGCTCGACGTGCTGCGGATGACCGCGCAGGGCTACGGGACCGTCGAAGTCGCCGCGCGCCTGTACCTCTCGGCCGGCACGGTCCGGAACTACCTGACGACCGTCGTCGCGAAGCTCAACGCCCGCAACCGGGTCGACGCCATCCGCATCGCCGAGGAGTCCGGCTGGCTCTGA